The proteins below come from a single Paludibacter jiangxiensis genomic window:
- the ispF gene encoding 2-C-methyl-D-erythritol 2,4-cyclodiphosphate synthase, translated as MKIRVGMGYDVHQLVEGRELWLGGIRLEHEKGLLGHSDADVLIHAICDALLGAADSRDIGYHFPDNAGEFKNIDSKILLAKTGTIIKEKGFEISNIDATVCAQRPKLKDRIPEMKEVLAKCLEIPSDDISIKATTTEKLGFVGKEEGMSAYAVALICKA; from the coding sequence ATGAAAATAAGAGTCGGAATGGGATATGACGTTCATCAGCTAGTAGAAGGACGTGAATTATGGTTGGGAGGAATTCGTTTAGAACATGAAAAAGGCCTACTGGGACATTCGGATGCCGATGTACTGATTCATGCCATTTGCGATGCCTTGCTGGGGGCCGCAGACTCTCGTGACATTGGTTATCATTTTCCCGATAATGCAGGAGAATTCAAAAATATAGACAGCAAAATATTATTGGCCAAAACTGGCACAATTATTAAAGAAAAAGGATTTGAAATCAGCAATATAGATGCTACGGTTTGTGCTCAGCGCCCGAAACTCAAAGACCGGATACCGGAAATGAAAGAGGTGCTGGCAAAATGTCTGGAGATTCCTTCGGACGACATTTCTATTAAAGCCACAACTACCGAGAAGCTTGGTTTTGTGGGCAAAGAAGAAGGTATGTCGGCTTACGCTGTAGCTCTGATTTGCAAAGCTTAA
- a CDS encoding redox-sensing transcriptional repressor Rex: MDSTQLHLPEPALRRLPWYLSYAKLALERGETTVSSTQIAKDIGVEASMVAKDLSYINVTGKTRVGYSTFTLIEVIETFLGFTETHKAFLFGVGRLGGALLQDNGLRQFGLEIIAAFDVKFELAGTNINHIPIHYIDRMNELRQQTGVDIGILTVPINQAQEVADMMIQADFKAIWNFTPIRIRVPNNIVVQNTSIYAHLAVMFNRLRMNP, encoded by the coding sequence ATGGACTCAACGCAACTACATTTGCCCGAACCTGCATTGCGACGTTTGCCGTGGTATTTATCATATGCAAAGCTCGCTTTGGAACGGGGGGAAACCACTGTTTCATCTACCCAAATAGCGAAAGACATTGGCGTTGAAGCTTCAATGGTGGCAAAGGATTTGTCATACATAAACGTTACCGGCAAAACCCGTGTCGGGTATAGCACGTTTACGTTGATCGAAGTCATTGAGACGTTTCTGGGATTTACCGAGACTCATAAAGCATTCCTGTTCGGTGTGGGTCGGTTAGGTGGTGCTCTTTTACAGGATAATGGATTGAGGCAGTTCGGCCTCGAAATTATTGCGGCTTTCGATGTGAAGTTTGAGCTGGCCGGTACAAATATCAACCATATTCCGATTCATTATATTGACCGGATGAATGAGCTTAGGCAACAAACCGGCGTAGACATTGGTATTTTGACCGTGCCGATCAATCAGGCGCAGGAGGTTGCGGATATGATGATTCAGGCAGATTTCAAGGCAATTTGGAATTTTACCCCTATTCGAATCCGGGTGCCCAATAATATCGTAGTTCAGAATACATCTATATATGCTCACCTTGCTGTGATGTTTAATAGATTGAGAATGAATCCATAA
- the gcvP gene encoding aminomethyl-transferring glycine dehydrogenase, translating to MQSEQFVDRHSGICPNDMSKMLKTIGVNSLDELIGQTIPADIRLPKKLQLPAPMSEHEYADHIHDLSLKNQLFANYIGMGYYDTVTPAVIWRNVFENPVWYTSYTPYQAEISQGRLEALLNFQTVITELTALPLANASLLDEATAAAEAMTLFHNTRTRAQQQAGVNTLLVDKNVWPQTLSVLKTRSVPQGIQLLVTDFATFDFSVPVFGTILQYPDSNGEVRDYTQFVEKAHENGCKVAVAADLMALTLLTPPGEWGADVAFGTTQRFGIPMGYGGPSAAYMATRDEFKRDIPGRIIGISKDVHGKPAYRLALQTREQHIKRERATSNICTAQALLATMASFYAVYHGPDGLKNIAERIHTYAMQLSAQLGMFGFNNLNSTYFDTLKIELSKGVSVETIKEKAQQRKINFRYFVSGEIGISLDETTTETKLKSIIALFAEVVGKQHEQALPTVNNDVIPTNLQRVSAYLQQSVFSNYRSETDLMRYIKKLERRDISLAHSMISLGSCTMKLNAASEMLPLSSPHWGAMHPFAPTEQAEGYHLLFEGLKSYLAEITGLPAVTLQPNSGAAGEYTGLITIRNYFIDKGETQRNVVLIPASAHGTNPASAAQAGFKVVVTACDENGNVDVADLKAKAEQNKDVLAALMITYPSTHGVFEVAIHEICDIIHSNGGQVYMDGANMNAQVGLTSPAFVGADVCHLNLHKTFAIPHGGGGPGVGPICVAEHLAKYLPQHPAIDENAQYTAVAASPYGSASVLPISYGYIRMLGAEGLTQATEVAILNANYLAEKLKDTYGIVYTGATGRVGHEMILECRHFKGSAGITETDIAKRLMDFGFHAPTLSFPVHGTLMVEPTESESWAELDRFVEAMLAIYNEIKEIESGTADKTDNVLLNAPHCEFEIAADEWSHPYSRTKAAYPLEWVKDNKFWLQVGRIDNAFGDRNLTCSCQC from the coding sequence ATGCAATCCGAACAATTTGTTGATCGTCACAGCGGGATATGCCCCAATGACATGTCGAAAATGCTAAAAACCATTGGTGTTAACTCTTTGGATGAACTAATCGGTCAAACTATACCTGCAGATATCCGGCTGCCCAAAAAACTACAACTGCCGGCTCCCATGTCAGAACATGAATATGCCGATCACATTCATGATTTATCATTGAAGAATCAATTGTTTGCCAATTATATCGGTATGGGCTATTACGACACTGTAACTCCGGCTGTGATCTGGAGAAACGTGTTTGAGAATCCGGTATGGTACACTTCATATACGCCTTATCAGGCTGAAATTTCGCAAGGAAGGCTTGAAGCGCTGCTCAATTTTCAAACAGTAATTACCGAATTAACGGCTCTTCCTTTGGCAAATGCGTCTCTTCTGGATGAAGCTACTGCCGCTGCCGAAGCAATGACATTGTTTCATAATACCCGCACCCGTGCTCAGCAACAAGCCGGCGTGAATACTTTGCTGGTTGATAAGAATGTTTGGCCGCAAACTCTTTCTGTACTTAAAACGCGTTCGGTTCCTCAGGGTATTCAATTGCTGGTGACAGATTTTGCCACATTTGATTTTTCTGTTCCTGTTTTTGGCACCATCCTTCAATATCCGGACTCAAACGGAGAGGTAAGAGACTATACTCAATTTGTGGAAAAAGCGCACGAAAACGGATGTAAAGTAGCTGTTGCTGCCGATTTGATGGCTTTGACGTTGCTGACACCTCCGGGAGAATGGGGTGCTGATGTTGCTTTCGGTACTACTCAGCGTTTTGGTATTCCGATGGGATACGGTGGTCCTTCGGCAGCTTATATGGCAACCCGGGATGAATTTAAACGTGATATCCCCGGCCGTATAATCGGTATATCGAAAGATGTTCATGGAAAACCGGCGTATCGTCTTGCTTTGCAGACACGAGAACAGCATATTAAGAGAGAACGCGCCACATCAAATATTTGTACGGCTCAGGCTTTGCTGGCTACAATGGCATCGTTCTATGCCGTTTATCATGGCCCGGACGGGTTGAAGAATATTGCAGAACGCATCCATACATACGCTATGCAGCTTTCTGCTCAGCTCGGCATGTTTGGCTTCAACAATTTGAACAGCACTTATTTCGATACGTTGAAAATAGAATTGTCTAAAGGTGTTTCTGTTGAGACTATAAAAGAAAAAGCGCAACAACGAAAAATAAATTTCAGATATTTCGTTTCGGGTGAGATTGGTATCAGTCTTGATGAAACGACTACAGAAACGAAGCTTAAAAGCATCATTGCATTGTTCGCAGAAGTGGTTGGTAAGCAGCATGAACAAGCATTACCAACTGTAAACAATGATGTCATTCCGACAAACTTACAACGAGTTTCAGCATATCTTCAGCAGTCTGTATTTAGTAACTATCGTTCCGAAACAGACCTGATGCGATATATCAAAAAGCTCGAACGCCGGGATATTTCTCTGGCTCATTCCATGATCTCACTTGGATCGTGTACGATGAAACTCAATGCAGCTTCCGAAATGCTTCCTCTCAGCAGTCCGCACTGGGGAGCGATGCACCCATTTGCTCCAACGGAACAAGCCGAAGGTTATCATCTTTTGTTTGAAGGGTTGAAATCTTATCTGGCAGAAATTACAGGATTACCTGCAGTTACTCTGCAACCAAATTCCGGAGCAGCAGGTGAATATACAGGTTTGATAACTATCCGTAACTATTTCATTGATAAAGGTGAAACTCAACGTAATGTGGTGCTGATACCTGCTTCTGCTCATGGTACCAACCCGGCAAGTGCAGCTCAGGCTGGTTTTAAAGTGGTGGTTACTGCCTGTGACGAAAACGGAAATGTGGATGTGGCAGATCTTAAAGCAAAAGCGGAACAAAATAAAGATGTTTTGGCCGCACTGATGATTACCTATCCGTCGACTCACGGTGTGTTCGAGGTAGCTATCCACGAAATATGCGATATTATCCATTCTAATGGAGGTCAGGTTTACATGGACGGCGCCAATATGAATGCTCAGGTAGGATTGACTTCTCCGGCATTTGTGGGTGCTGATGTGTGTCACCTTAATCTTCATAAAACCTTTGCTATTCCTCATGGTGGAGGTGGCCCCGGAGTAGGTCCTATTTGTGTTGCCGAACATTTGGCAAAATACCTTCCTCAGCATCCGGCTATCGATGAAAATGCACAATATACAGCCGTGGCAGCATCGCCATACGGCAGCGCAAGCGTTCTTCCTATTTCTTATGGCTATATTCGAATGCTTGGAGCCGAAGGCTTAACGCAAGCTACGGAAGTTGCAATTTTGAATGCAAACTATTTGGCAGAAAAACTAAAAGATACTTATGGTATTGTTTACACCGGAGCAACAGGCAGAGTAGGGCACGAAATGATTCTGGAATGCCGTCATTTCAAAGGATCAGCGGGAATTACAGAGACCGACATTGCCAAACGTCTGATGGATTTCGGATTTCATGCTCCGACTCTCTCATTCCCCGTACATGGCACGTTGATGGTGGAACCGACCGAAAGCGAATCATGGGCAGAACTGGATCGCTTTGTGGAAGCAATGTTGGCCATCTATAATGAAATCAAGGAAATAGAAAGCGGAACGGCAGATAAGACCGATAACGTATTGTTGAATGCACCACACTGTGAGTTTGAAATTGCAGCTGATGAATGGTCGCATCCTTATTCCAGAACCAAAGCAGCATATCCGCTTGAATGGGTAAAAGACAATAAATTCTGGTTGCAGGTTGGCCGTATAGATAACGCATTCGGCGACAGAAATCTGACATGTTCCTGCCAGTGCTGA
- a CDS encoding fumarylacetoacetate hydrolase family protein, whose product MKIFAIGWNYKDHNKELSFNELPEEPTFFLKAETALLKDNKPFYYPDFSNQIEYEVELVIRINKLGKGIDEQFAHRYYSEIGLGIDFTARDLQKKQRESGGPWEICKSFDNSAPVSHFIPVSQFESVQNINFRLDINGKTVQQGNTANMIFSVDKIISYLSRFFLLKMGDLIFTGTPVGVGPVKVGDRLQGYIENELMFDFLIK is encoded by the coding sequence ATGAAAATATTTGCAATAGGCTGGAATTATAAAGATCATAATAAGGAGCTGTCATTTAATGAACTGCCTGAGGAACCTACGTTTTTCCTGAAAGCGGAGACTGCCTTGCTGAAGGATAACAAACCTTTTTATTATCCGGACTTTTCCAATCAGATAGAATACGAAGTAGAACTCGTGATTCGGATTAATAAATTGGGGAAAGGCATTGACGAACAGTTTGCTCACCGGTATTACAGTGAAATCGGACTTGGTATAGATTTTACGGCGCGTGATCTTCAAAAGAAACAACGGGAATCAGGTGGTCCGTGGGAGATTTGTAAGTCATTTGATAACTCGGCACCGGTTAGTCATTTTATTCCGGTAAGTCAGTTTGAAAGCGTGCAGAATATAAATTTCAGGTTGGATATTAACGGAAAAACAGTGCAGCAGGGTAATACGGCAAATATGATTTTTTCTGTCGATAAGATTATATCCTATCTGAGTCGTTTTTTTCTGTTGAAAATGGGAGACCTCATTTTTACAGGCACGCCGGTTGGTGTTGGTCCTGTTAAGGTTGGAGACCGATTGCAGGGTTATATCGAAAACGAATTAATGTTCGATTTTTTGATTAAATAA
- the porU gene encoding type IX secretion system sortase PorU, whose amino-acid sequence MRAQNEERYKKVSAAGVQIFAPNSVLSTGQWTKIRVSSTGVCKITFDQLKQMGITSPQNVHVHGYGGAMLPESFTSAYLDDLPETPIYIGGDYILFYAQGPVSWQYDATKMQFVHTVNPYSNYGYYFVTQTATAAKQITTTAAESLTPTTTIDYFLDRDVHEKDLVNLATSGREFYGEKFTGNTSNSFGFSFPNTDISRQGKIRVNAAATSSSSSSMSVAYNGSLGSILFSPAGTYDYAISGTGSYAYTPTSDSPSFTLQLNQTTSSVTGYLNYIEVNQYRKLSMTGATLSFRNPDFLNQNAVLQYTLSSAGSNVKIWNVTDQQNITEIPAARNSSVLTFISSAQNLQEYLAIDPTQASAFGTPEIVQTNVPNQNLHALEQTDMVIIAPSAFVSQADRLAQKHREKDNLSVVVVTPDQIYNEFSSGTPDATAYRRLMKMFYNRAKAGLGQAPKYLLLFGRGCYDNKGLLSTSSDLRQLLVFESYSSLNQIDSYQSDDYFGFLDDTDGVSLASDQLDIGVGRFPVTTVDQAKAVVDKTIAYMDNANTGYWKNKVCFIADDGDANLHMSQADTIAKWTANANPYLQVNKLYMDAYPQVVSSTGESYPAAKTKLLNLIKSGLLMLNYTGHGNHLYLANEQIITKEDVTAMYNQNQALWVTATCDFTRCDYTDVSAGESVLLNPAGGGIALFTTTRLVFSSDNFALNKQFAKNVFYKDASGYALKLGDVMRLTKNALPGNSNKLNFILVGDPALRLSFPAPNYTVVIDSVNGIAADQSITVNALSPLKLKGHINNPGSANVCSDFNGSVMIRIYDKLENMTTLANDAGSTSFVYQDRPTMLFAGNTEAKNGYFAIESIIPKDIDYKFGAGRINMYASDEKGREGQGDFVNFAIGGSNNSLQWENNGPDVSIYLNTTAFVSGDKVNETPLFLAKVRDDTGINTVGNGIGHDMTVLIDQDPAQYYVVNDYFEPTVGDYKSGSVQYSLPTQSEGKHSLTFKVWDVLNNSTSKTLEYEVVKGLAPDFISLYNYPNPVVNGHTNFVLEHNRPDVVLSVIISVFDLSGRLLNMLSTSTSTESTKTTIPWNVTDSRGAALKPGVYLCRIDISTQNGKIASKTQKVIVTKQ is encoded by the coding sequence GTGAGGGCTCAAAATGAAGAAAGATACAAAAAAGTATCTGCTGCCGGTGTGCAAATTTTTGCACCCAACTCTGTACTGTCCACGGGACAATGGACTAAAATAAGAGTTTCATCAACAGGTGTTTGTAAAATAACTTTTGATCAGTTGAAACAAATGGGGATCACCAGTCCTCAGAATGTGCATGTTCATGGCTATGGAGGCGCTATGTTGCCCGAATCTTTTACAAGCGCATATTTGGATGACTTGCCTGAAACTCCGATATATATTGGCGGCGATTACATACTGTTTTATGCACAGGGGCCGGTCAGCTGGCAGTATGATGCAACTAAAATGCAGTTTGTGCATACTGTGAACCCATATTCAAATTACGGATATTACTTCGTAACGCAGACGGCCACAGCAGCAAAGCAAATCACCACCACAGCAGCAGAAAGCCTGACACCGACCACTACCATCGACTATTTTCTCGACCGTGACGTTCACGAAAAAGATTTAGTCAATCTGGCCACTTCCGGTCGGGAATTCTATGGGGAAAAATTTACCGGAAATACCAGTAATTCCTTTGGATTCTCATTTCCAAATACAGATATAAGCCGTCAGGGTAAAATTCGGGTAAATGCAGCAGCCACTTCATCATCTTCCAGTTCAATGTCCGTGGCGTATAATGGTTCTTTGGGGTCAATTTTATTTTCACCTGCGGGAACATATGATTATGCTATTTCGGGAACTGGCTCTTATGCTTATACTCCGACGTCGGATTCTCCCTCTTTCACTCTTCAGCTTAACCAAACGACATCGTCAGTTACTGGCTATCTTAATTACATTGAAGTAAATCAATACCGCAAACTTTCGATGACTGGTGCCACGTTATCGTTTCGTAATCCGGACTTTCTCAACCAGAATGCAGTTTTGCAATACACGTTGTCTTCAGCCGGAAGTAACGTCAAAATATGGAATGTAACAGACCAGCAGAATATAACGGAAATTCCTGCCGCCCGAAACAGTTCGGTATTGACCTTTATTTCGTCAGCACAAAACTTGCAGGAGTATCTGGCGATTGATCCCACTCAGGCATCGGCGTTCGGTACTCCTGAAATAGTGCAAACAAATGTGCCAAATCAAAACCTGCACGCATTGGAACAAACCGATATGGTGATTATTGCGCCATCAGCCTTTGTAAGTCAGGCCGATAGATTGGCTCAAAAGCACAGGGAAAAAGATAATTTGAGCGTAGTGGTGGTTACTCCCGATCAAATTTATAATGAATTTTCATCAGGAACTCCGGATGCAACAGCATACCGCAGGTTAATGAAAATGTTCTACAACAGGGCGAAAGCCGGTTTGGGCCAGGCTCCTAAATACTTGTTGTTGTTCGGTCGTGGGTGTTACGATAATAAGGGATTATTATCCACATCGTCAGACCTGCGTCAGTTGCTGGTGTTTGAATCGTACAGCTCATTGAATCAGATAGATTCATATCAATCGGATGATTATTTCGGCTTTTTGGACGATACCGACGGGGTCAGTCTTGCTTCAGACCAACTGGATATTGGGGTAGGAAGGTTCCCGGTTACTACCGTTGATCAGGCAAAAGCAGTAGTTGACAAGACGATCGCATACATGGATAATGCCAATACCGGTTATTGGAAAAATAAGGTTTGTTTTATCGCCGATGATGGTGATGCCAATTTACATATGAGCCAGGCAGACACAATTGCGAAGTGGACAGCCAATGCCAATCCGTATCTCCAGGTGAACAAATTATACATGGATGCCTATCCGCAGGTAGTTTCATCAACAGGCGAAAGCTATCCGGCAGCTAAAACGAAGCTATTGAACCTCATAAAATCAGGATTGTTAATGCTTAACTATACCGGTCACGGTAATCATTTGTATCTTGCAAACGAGCAGATTATAACAAAGGAAGATGTTACGGCCATGTATAATCAAAATCAGGCATTGTGGGTAACGGCAACATGCGATTTTACGCGTTGCGATTATACCGATGTGTCAGCTGGCGAAAGTGTCTTGTTAAACCCGGCAGGCGGCGGTATAGCGCTGTTTACCACTACTCGTTTGGTTTTTTCGAGTGATAATTTTGCATTGAATAAACAATTTGCGAAGAACGTATTCTATAAAGATGCTAGCGGGTATGCCCTGAAGTTGGGAGATGTGATGCGCCTTACTAAAAATGCACTTCCTGGCAACAGCAATAAGCTTAATTTTATACTTGTAGGCGATCCTGCATTAAGATTGAGTTTTCCTGCTCCAAATTACACTGTGGTTATCGATTCTGTCAATGGAATTGCAGCCGACCAGTCGATCACAGTCAATGCTTTGAGCCCCTTGAAACTGAAAGGACACATTAATAATCCGGGCAGTGCAAACGTATGCTCTGATTTTAACGGGTCAGTGATGATCAGAATTTACGATAAGCTGGAAAATATGACTACCTTGGCCAATGATGCGGGCTCGACATCGTTTGTTTATCAGGATCGTCCAACGATGTTGTTTGCCGGAAATACAGAAGCGAAAAACGGTTATTTCGCCATAGAAAGCATTATACCCAAGGATATCGACTATAAATTTGGTGCAGGACGAATAAATATGTATGCTTCTGACGAAAAAGGGCGTGAAGGTCAGGGAGATTTTGTTAACTTTGCAATCGGAGGCTCTAATAATTCGTTGCAATGGGAAAATAACGGGCCGGATGTAAGTATTTACCTGAATACAACAGCATTTGTTTCAGGAGATAAAGTAAATGAAACGCCGTTGTTTCTTGCAAAAGTCCGGGATGATACCGGAATAAATACCGTCGGAAACGGTATTGGGCATGATATGACGGTGTTAATTGATCAGGATCCGGCTCAATATTATGTTGTAAATGACTATTTTGAACCGACAGTTGGTGATTATAAAAGTGGTAGCGTTCAATATTCATTGCCAACACAATCTGAAGGGAAACATTCGCTGACATTTAAAGTTTGGGATGTATTAAATAATTCGACTTCAAAAACATTAGAGTATGAAGTAGTAAAGGGATTGGCTCCTGATTTTATTTCTTTATACAATTACCCCAATCCTGTTGTAAATGGGCACACAAATTTTGTACTCGAGCATAACCGCCCGGATGTAGTGCTGAGTGTCATAATTTCAGTGTTTGATTTAAGCGGTCGGTTGTTGAATATGCTTTCAACAAGTACTTCAACCGAATCTACAAAAACCACTATTCCGTGGAATGTTACAGACAGTCGTGGAGCCGCGCTTAAACCTGGTGTTTATCTTTGCAGAATAGATATTTCGACGCAGAATGGGAAAATAGCGTCAAAAACGCAAAAAGTAATTGTAACTAAACAATAA
- the porV gene encoding type IX secretion system outer membrane channel protein PorV: MTKKTTVVILLFLLGGLSTFAQVDKTLNPLITGVPSLSIAPDARGGGMGDVGAATSPDVNSQYWNPAKYAFVEDAAGISLSYTPWLRKLVSDINLAYLAGYYKLDENQSISGSLRYFSLGQVDLTDVNGVSQGNTKPSEFALDVAYTRKLSDNFSGGVTLRYIHSDLGGGMISDMWPANAFSADVSAYYTQTVTGSGNTDGRFSAGANISNIGSKVSYDKGNTKQFLPTNFRLGASYLHPIDEYNTISINMDINKLLIPADTATTVEGHQKYSDISMLSGIFKSFGDKDFLKRIQLSLGLEYEYDKQFAVRCGYFYESQLSGNRKYFTFGAGFKLNVFRLDAAYVIATSQTNPLDQTLRFSLGFDLDGLTNLVK, encoded by the coding sequence ATGACAAAAAAAACAACAGTTGTTATTCTGTTATTTCTTTTAGGAGGATTAAGTACATTTGCTCAGGTAGATAAAACATTGAATCCGCTTATTACCGGAGTTCCATCTTTATCAATAGCTCCTGATGCTCGGGGTGGAGGTATGGGTGATGTAGGGGCCGCAACTTCTCCCGATGTAAACTCGCAATACTGGAATCCGGCAAAATACGCGTTTGTAGAAGATGCAGCGGGTATCTCTCTTTCGTATACTCCATGGTTGCGTAAGTTGGTGAGCGATATTAATCTGGCTTATTTGGCCGGTTACTACAAGCTGGACGAAAATCAGTCAATTAGTGGATCTTTGCGTTATTTCTCGTTGGGGCAGGTTGATTTAACCGATGTTAACGGCGTATCACAGGGAAATACCAAGCCTTCAGAATTTGCTCTTGATGTTGCGTATACCCGTAAGTTATCGGACAACTTCTCAGGTGGTGTGACTTTGCGTTACATTCACTCCGATCTTGGTGGTGGCATGATTAGTGATATGTGGCCGGCAAATGCTTTCTCTGCTGATGTTTCTGCATATTATACTCAGACTGTTACCGGATCAGGAAACACAGACGGTAGGTTTTCGGCAGGTGCCAATATTTCCAATATCGGATCGAAAGTATCCTATGACAAAGGGAATACAAAGCAATTCCTTCCTACTAATTTTCGTTTAGGTGCTTCTTATCTGCATCCGATAGATGAATATAACACCATTTCAATCAACATGGATATCAACAAGTTGTTGATTCCTGCCGATACAGCTACAACAGTGGAAGGTCATCAAAAATATTCGGATATCTCAATGCTTTCGGGAATCTTTAAGTCTTTCGGAGATAAAGATTTCTTGAAACGTATTCAGTTGTCGTTGGGTTTGGAATATGAATACGACAAGCAATTTGCCGTTCGTTGTGGCTATTTTTATGAATCGCAATTAAGCGGTAACCGTAAATATTTCACGTTTGGTGCAGGCTTTAAATTAAACGTATTCAGGCTTGATGCAGCTTATGTAATTGCGACTTCTCAAACAAATCCTCTTGATCAGACGTTGCGGTTTAGTTTGGGCTTTGATCTGGACGGGCTGACGAATCTTGTGAAATAG
- a CDS encoding response regulator transcription factor, which translates to MQVDRAKKRILLIEPSLMVSKGFASLLDDAIGYQLVATSSNVSRIQELIVSNRPDIIVFNPSIMSFQHRTSIRSFMNIPSEMALVALVYTFVDEWIMAQFDAVLTVNDDQTQIVNKLNGIKVTANSSDKAENEELSERENEILGCVVKGMTNKEIAEKHFISIHTVITHRKNIVRKTGIKSVSGLTVYALLNNLITYEDIE; encoded by the coding sequence ATGCAGGTAGACAGAGCTAAAAAACGGATTTTGCTTATTGAACCTTCGTTGATGGTGAGCAAGGGCTTTGCTTCGTTACTGGACGATGCAATTGGTTATCAGTTGGTCGCAACGTCATCCAACGTAAGCCGCATTCAGGAACTGATTGTGAGTAACCGGCCTGATATCATAGTTTTTAATCCGTCAATAATGAGCTTTCAACACCGGACGTCGATTCGAAGCTTTATGAATATCCCTTCAGAAATGGCTTTGGTGGCATTGGTTTACACGTTTGTAGACGAATGGATTATGGCTCAGTTTGATGCTGTATTGACCGTAAACGACGACCAGACTCAGATTGTCAACAAACTGAATGGAATCAAAGTGACGGCAAATTCGTCGGACAAAGCGGAAAACGAAGAACTGAGCGAACGTGAAAATGAAATTCTGGGATGTGTTGTGAAAGGTATGACCAATAAAGAAATTGCTGAAAAGCACTTTATATCAATACATACCGTTATCACTCACCGGAAAAATATTGTTCGTAAAACAGGCATTAAATCGGTTTCCGGCCTCACTGTGTATGCCCTGCTGAATAACCTCATTACCTACGAGGATATTGAATA
- a CDS encoding hemerythrin domain-containing protein, translated as MANLTTYSMKNYPAFSPQMKMADLIHVNYRNLSVLSRLGISLGFGEKTVDEVCKRHNVDVNLLLLICNVLLDTDMIPAEEQIAKCPVEQVVHYLQQSHQYYLNVAFPSIQHLLDRLVAACNETHGKALNRFFNEYRKEVESHLAHEDQTVFPYIMQLLNAPKKSKFSIRQYKDRHANIEIKLTDLKNIIIKYIPYDNTDNLRDELLIQLFNFEDDLNRHTLIEERLLVPSVILIEQKISLS; from the coding sequence ATGGCAAACCTTACAACATATTCAATGAAGAATTATCCGGCATTTTCGCCTCAGATGAAAATGGCCGATCTGATTCATGTCAACTATCGCAATCTGTCGGTACTCAGTCGTTTGGGCATCTCGCTTGGATTTGGAGAGAAAACGGTGGACGAGGTCTGCAAACGCCATAATGTTGATGTAAACCTGCTGCTTTTGATTTGCAACGTATTGCTCGATACCGACATGATACCGGCCGAAGAGCAAATAGCTAAGTGTCCCGTAGAACAGGTAGTTCACTATTTGCAACAATCGCACCAGTACTACCTCAATGTGGCATTTCCAAGCATTCAGCACTTGCTCGACAGGCTGGTAGCGGCTTGCAACGAAACTCACGGAAAAGCCTTGAACCGTTTTTTCAATGAATACCGGAAAGAGGTGGAAAGTCATCTGGCGCATGAAGACCAAACGGTGTTCCCGTATATTATGCAGTTGCTTAACGCTCCTAAAAAGAGTAAATTTTCCATTCGCCAGTATAAGGATCGTCATGCCAATATTGAAATAAAATTGACCGACCTCAAGAATATTATCATCAAATATATTCCTTACGACAATACGGACAACCTCAGGGATGAGCTCCTTATACAGTTGTTTAACTTCGAAGATGATCTGAACCGGCATACACTCATCGAAGAAAGACTGTTGGTGCCATCCGTGATCCTTATTGAACAAAAAATTTCATTAAGCTAA